A window of the Verrucomicrobiia bacterium genome harbors these coding sequences:
- a CDS encoding transposase, whose protein sequence is MLKEAFAHFWTYRSVHCACRFLEAWCQRTMRSRIETMKKVARMLRRHQPTGTGRNLVFTLRRENANPHRAWRGGPETARRIYGQENVLRRLPPRHRRSPPTTRLAG, encoded by the coding sequence TTGCTCAAGGAGGCCTTCGCTCACTTCTGGACCTACCGCTCGGTCCACTGCGCCTGCCGCTTCCTGGAAGCCTGGTGCCAGCGCACGATGCGCAGCCGCATCGAGACCATGAAGAAAGTTGCCCGTATGCTCCGCCGTCACCAACCCACTGGTACTGGTAGGAATTTGGTTTTTACGCTTCGCCGGGAAAATGCAAATCCTCATCGTGCGTGGCGAGGTGGACCCGAAACTGCAAGACGAATATACGGGCAAGAAAACGTCCTTCGCCGCCTACCGCCCCGTCATCGTCGCAGCCCGCCGACAACTCGATTGGCTGGTTGA
- a CDS encoding FAD:protein FMN transferase — MPALFQEVRVARLAMATRFEFVLHGGNPATLRAAGEEALDEVDRLEDLLSLYRPHSDIARINASSPGRPVRVAPETFRLLERARELCARTDGAFDVTAGPLVRAWGFHGEPGASPDPDVLGAARRRCGWERVVMDASTGCVGFDGEAGLLDLGGIGKGYALDRAVGILREAGVTTALLHGGTSTVVGIGTRSEATGWRVALARWPGDAGGGVVTLHDESLSVSAVWGRSFAGNSGSPAGHVMDPRSGVPLPGTGTGTQMAAVALRSAADADAVSTALLVLGEAGVALLSSRFPGLRTWLDAGADPSGARGG, encoded by the coding sequence ATGCCCGCCCTGTTCCAGGAAGTCCGGGTCGCCCGTCTGGCCATGGCGACGCGCTTCGAGTTCGTGCTGCATGGCGGGAACCCCGCAACGCTCCGGGCGGCGGGCGAGGAGGCGCTCGACGAGGTGGACCGCCTCGAGGACCTGCTCAGTTTGTATCGTCCGCACTCGGACATCGCCCGCATCAACGCGTCCAGTCCGGGACGTCCGGTGCGGGTGGCGCCTGAGACCTTCCGCCTGTTGGAGCGGGCCCGCGAGCTGTGCGCCCGGACCGACGGGGCCTTTGACGTGACCGCCGGGCCGCTGGTCCGGGCCTGGGGATTTCATGGCGAACCGGGGGCGTCCCCGGATCCCGACGTTCTCGGGGCGGCGAGGCGACGCTGCGGCTGGGAACGAGTTGTGATGGATGCCTCCACAGGATGCGTGGGGTTTGACGGTGAGGCCGGCCTGCTGGATCTCGGAGGGATCGGCAAGGGATACGCGCTGGACCGGGCGGTCGGCATCCTTCGGGAGGCGGGGGTGACGACGGCGCTGCTGCATGGCGGCACGAGCACGGTGGTGGGCATCGGGACGCGATCGGAAGCAACCGGCTGGAGGGTCGCGCTGGCGCGGTGGCCCGGCGACGCCGGGGGCGGCGTGGTGACGCTGCACGACGAATCGCTGTCGGTGTCGGCCGTGTGGGGGCGCTCGTTTGCGGGCAACTCCGGCAGCCCTGCCGGGCATGTGATGGATCCACGTTCCGGCGTTCCGCTGCCGGGGACCGGGACGGGGACGCAGATGGCGGCGGTCGCGCTGCGGTCCGCAGCGGATGCCGATGCGGTGTCCACCGCGCTGCTCGTGCTGGGCGAAGCCGGGGTGGCCCTGCTCTCCAGCCGGTTTCCAGGACTCCGGACCTGGCTCGACGCCGGGGCGGATCCATCCGGGGCCCGCGGGGGCTGA
- a CDS encoding amino acid ABC transporter ATP-binding protein: MSAASTDSTHSPAGRKILRVAGICKRFGSSEVLREVSFGLREQEILGVIGPSGGGKTTLLKCLDLLETIEKGRIEYHGPHNLVVTANGVTGLREAQATGSPPNEETINALRQDIGLVFQSFNLWDERTVLGNLTLAPIVVRGVGRLESETRAVDLCRQFGLADKVYSKVWQLSGGQRQRVAIIRALMMQPKLMLLDEITSALDPVLTVEVMQAVRKLREQGLTMIVVTHHIEFASSLCDRIMFLAHGEVVQIDTPENLRNAPVNDEVRKFLEILRAAR; the protein is encoded by the coding sequence ATGAGTGCCGCCTCAACGGACAGCACTCATAGCCCGGCTGGTCGTAAGATTCTGCGCGTTGCGGGAATCTGCAAGCGATTCGGCAGCAGCGAAGTGTTGCGCGAAGTGTCTTTCGGGCTGAGGGAACAGGAAATCCTGGGTGTTATCGGGCCGAGTGGTGGCGGCAAGACAACCCTGCTGAAGTGTCTTGATCTTCTGGAAACCATTGAAAAAGGCCGCATCGAATACCACGGGCCGCACAATCTCGTGGTAACGGCTAATGGAGTGACCGGATTGCGGGAAGCACAAGCAACGGGTTCGCCTCCGAATGAAGAAACCATAAATGCCCTGCGCCAAGATATTGGGCTCGTCTTTCAAAGCTTTAACCTTTGGGATGAACGCACTGTGCTCGGAAATCTGACACTTGCTCCGATTGTAGTCCGCGGCGTGGGGCGTTTGGAAAGTGAGACAAGAGCTGTTGATCTTTGCCGGCAATTCGGTCTTGCGGATAAGGTGTATTCAAAGGTTTGGCAGCTTTCCGGAGGACAGCGCCAGCGTGTGGCGATAATTAGGGCGCTCATGATGCAGCCCAAGCTGATGCTGCTTGATGAGATAACCTCTGCACTCGATCCAGTTCTGACCGTCGAGGTTATGCAGGCGGTTCGCAAGCTACGCGAGCAAGGGCTAACAATGATCGTCGTAACGCATCACATTGAGTTCGCATCTTCCTTGTGCGACCGCATCATGTTCCTAGCGCATGGGGAGGTCGTACAAATCGACACGCCGGAGAATCTCCGGAATGCTCCAGTCAACGATGAAGTGAGGAAGTTCTTGGAGATTCTCAGGGCTGCGAGATAA
- a CDS encoding amino acid ABC transporter substrate-binding protein, giving the protein MSGLLARINSNSELHAGYGVYPPYTQEDPNTKAVSGFSVDLIEQIAKESKCKVVWHRLNWNTMSANLKRGEFDVIADPIFQTIPRAREFAFTAPYAYFADGIAVVRKDDSRFTDFASLDRAGITIAVGQGWASETLVKTRFTNPKIVSVQTATDLLQVFNEVVAGRADVAIADGASAQRFVNEHADTVKALWLDNPPAAMPAGFALRPDDARSAEFLTVCLRNLESTGILDALARKWQVPSAKARK; this is encoded by the coding sequence GTGAGCGGCCTTTTGGCTAGGATCAATAGCAATAGTGAATTGCACGCGGGTTACGGCGTTTACCCGCCTTACACACAAGAAGACCCAAACACCAAGGCGGTTTCCGGTTTCAGCGTTGACTTGATTGAGCAGATCGCGAAGGAGTCGAAATGCAAGGTAGTCTGGCATCGACTAAACTGGAACACGATGAGCGCGAACTTGAAACGCGGTGAGTTCGATGTCATCGCCGACCCGATCTTCCAAACGATTCCGAGGGCTCGCGAGTTCGCATTCACCGCGCCTTACGCCTACTTCGCCGACGGCATTGCGGTCGTCCGCAAGGACGATTCCCGCTTTACAGACTTTGCGAGCCTGGACCGCGCAGGGATCACCATAGCCGTTGGTCAGGGTTGGGCGAGTGAAACGCTGGTGAAGACCAGGTTCACGAACCCGAAAATAGTTAGTGTTCAAACGGCTACGGACCTGCTGCAAGTCTTCAACGAGGTCGTGGCCGGACGTGCGGACGTAGCAATTGCTGATGGGGCGAGCGCGCAGCGTTTCGTGAATGAGCATGCCGACACCGTGAAGGCTTTGTGGCTGGACAATCCCCCCGCAGCGATGCCTGCAGGATTCGCCCTCCGGCCTGATGATGCACGCAGCGCTGAATTTCTAACGGTGTGCCTGCGGAACCTTGAAAGCACAGGCATTCTCGATGCGCTGGCTCGGAAGTGGCAAGTGCCTTCTGCCAAGGCGAGGAAGTGA
- a CDS encoding Gfo/Idh/MocA family oxidoreductase, which produces MSTESSSTSPSRREFLRRTTGALAVAGAVRSFKTPVYGQNQAPSANVVGANNRIVCGYIGVGGQGAGAHVGQDLAHHQEFNVALAAVCDVSKHRVEAAKQQIAGGGAGPAEGYEDYRKLLARKDIDAIYCATVDHWHTRICCDAMEAGKHVYVEKPMTRYLAEGFEIYDMVRKTGKVLQVGSQGCSDDKWHQAAKWIRDGKIGKIVMLQGSYMRNNPWGEWNYTIQPWCTAEDTNWAMWQGDQIKKQMPFNADHYFRWRKYYPYCSGLLGDLFPHKLHPYMLATGKPEFPTRVAAIGSKAFKTDLFEEGRKPEQVTKYVRDVPEIIELIAEFPSGYVMHITSSTVNELGTQEVIRGHRANLTMAGNRVELRPERPFAEEIDAETSPAFGSESVASHHRNFYDSIRANKEPNANIDLAVKVQTVISLAEASDRIGTMCYFDETTRKVKDGMGRELQVPYYGWDADS; this is translated from the coding sequence ATGTCCACTGAATCCTCTTCCACTTCGCCCTCCCGTCGCGAGTTCCTCCGTCGGACCACGGGTGCGCTGGCCGTCGCCGGCGCGGTCCGGTCGTTCAAGACCCCCGTGTACGGCCAGAACCAGGCGCCATCCGCCAACGTCGTCGGCGCCAACAACCGGATTGTCTGCGGCTACATCGGCGTGGGCGGTCAGGGAGCCGGCGCCCATGTCGGCCAGGACCTGGCCCACCACCAGGAGTTCAATGTCGCCCTCGCGGCCGTGTGCGACGTTTCCAAACACCGGGTGGAGGCGGCGAAGCAGCAGATCGCCGGGGGTGGCGCCGGGCCGGCCGAGGGTTACGAAGACTACCGGAAGTTGCTCGCCCGCAAGGATATTGACGCCATCTACTGCGCCACGGTGGATCACTGGCACACCCGGATCTGCTGCGACGCGATGGAGGCGGGCAAGCATGTGTATGTCGAGAAGCCGATGACCCGTTACCTGGCCGAGGGTTTCGAGATCTACGACATGGTCCGCAAGACGGGCAAGGTCCTTCAGGTGGGTTCCCAGGGATGCTCGGATGACAAGTGGCATCAGGCCGCCAAATGGATCCGTGACGGGAAGATCGGCAAGATCGTCATGCTCCAGGGCAGCTACATGCGGAACAATCCCTGGGGGGAATGGAACTATACCATCCAGCCATGGTGCACGGCCGAGGATACCAACTGGGCGATGTGGCAGGGCGACCAGATCAAGAAGCAGATGCCCTTCAACGCCGACCACTACTTCCGCTGGCGCAAATACTACCCGTACTGCTCAGGGCTGCTTGGGGACCTGTTCCCGCACAAGCTCCATCCCTACATGCTGGCCACCGGCAAGCCGGAGTTTCCGACTCGCGTGGCCGCCATCGGCAGCAAGGCGTTCAAGACGGATCTTTTCGAGGAGGGGCGCAAGCCGGAGCAGGTCACAAAATACGTCCGCGATGTGCCGGAGATCATCGAGCTGATTGCCGAGTTTCCCAGCGGCTACGTGATGCACATCACGTCGAGCACGGTCAACGAGCTCGGGACCCAGGAGGTGATCCGCGGCCACAGGGCCAACCTCACCATGGCCGGCAACCGCGTCGAACTGCGTCCGGAGCGCCCGTTTGCCGAGGAGATTGACGCGGAGACCAGCCCGGCGTTCGGCAGCGAGAGCGTCGCCTCGCACCATCGCAACTTCTACGACAGCATCCGGGCCAACAAGGAGCCCAATGCCAACATTGACCTCGCGGTCAAGGTGCAGACGGTGATCTCCCTCGCCGAGGCCTCCGACCGCATCGGCACCATGTGCTACTTCGACGAGACGACGCGCAAGGTGAAGGATGGCATGGGACGCGAGCTTCAGGTGCCCTACTACGGCTGGGACGCCGATTCCTGA
- a CDS encoding transposase, protein MYRRLCTVAQQTLTQLLRTALGLPRGRPAFLLTLHTFGEYLDFHPHIHALVAEGLLDSEGQWHPAPEIPHGILESVFRDRIFAELLRLHRISPQLVERMRGWKHTGFNVDATRSVPPENRAEREALCQYILRNPFSAAKITLEQPGDVVIYRSRLNPKIHRNFEVFAAEDFLAALSQHIPDRGAQMIRYYGLYSNKSRGCRSRANPAATVAWPKGSPPPPAKLPARKWRDLIRQAWHTDPLQCPECRKAMRFIALIEEPVAIEKILRHLNLWCGPATFAPARSPPPPRGRDEVSESPSSAPSGNDPAPLHDGEFLIETSPMPDYDNVLTD, encoded by the coding sequence TTGTACAGGCGCCTCTGTACCGTCGCGCAGCAAACGCTGACCCAACTCCTGCGCACCGCCCTCGGATTGCCTCGCGGGCGCCCCGCCTTCCTCCTCACCCTTCACACCTTCGGCGAGTACCTCGACTTCCACCCCCACATCCACGCCCTGGTTGCCGAGGGACTGCTGGATTCCGAGGGCCAGTGGCACCCCGCTCCCGAGATCCCACACGGCATTCTGGAATCCGTCTTTCGGGACCGGATCTTCGCCGAACTCCTCCGGTTGCATCGGATTTCCCCGCAACTGGTCGAGCGCATGCGCGGCTGGAAGCACACCGGATTCAACGTGGACGCCACCCGGAGTGTGCCCCCGGAAAATCGCGCCGAACGGGAGGCACTCTGCCAGTACATCCTGCGCAACCCGTTCTCTGCGGCCAAGATCACCCTGGAACAACCCGGGGACGTGGTGATCTACCGCTCGCGGCTCAATCCCAAGATCCACCGCAACTTTGAGGTCTTCGCCGCGGAGGACTTTCTGGCGGCGCTCTCGCAGCACATCCCCGACCGGGGCGCCCAAATGATCCGGTACTACGGGCTGTATTCGAACAAGAGCCGCGGCTGCCGGAGCCGCGCCAATCCCGCTGCGACGGTGGCTTGGCCCAAGGGTTCGCCTCCACCACCGGCCAAGCTGCCCGCCCGCAAGTGGCGGGACCTCATCCGGCAGGCGTGGCATACCGATCCCCTCCAATGCCCCGAGTGCCGCAAGGCGATGCGCTTCATCGCCCTGATCGAAGAGCCCGTCGCCATCGAGAAGATCCTCCGCCATCTCAATCTCTGGTGTGGACCCGCCACCTTCGCCCCGGCCCGGTCCCCACCTCCACCGAGAGGGAGGGACGAGGTATCCGAGTCCCCATCGTCCGCCCCCTCCGGCAATGATCCCGCGCCTCTCCACGACGGCGAGTTCTTGATCGAAACCTCCCCGATGCCGGACTACGACAACGTCCTCACCGACTGA
- a CDS encoding transposase zinc-binding domain-containing protein: MKTYRSRNPRKSPVWQCVQRHHDTFVDRYPDAYEPRLGPLRPVVSEVFGKFLQCGILERGFARVRCDHCAHEYLVAFSCKGRWFCPSCHQRKVLQTAAHLVDHILLPVPHRHVVLALPKLLRPLFRRDRNLLRRLFNDNYSSPLPTIKIPHLG, from the coding sequence ATGAAAACCTACCGGTCCCGCAACCCTCGAAAATCCCCGGTGTGGCAGTGTGTCCAGCGTCACCACGACACCTTCGTGGACCGTTATCCCGACGCCTACGAACCCCGTCTGGGCCCCCTGCGCCCCGTCGTTTCCGAGGTCTTCGGGAAGTTCCTTCAATGCGGCATCCTCGAGCGCGGCTTCGCCCGTGTCCGCTGCGACCATTGCGCGCACGAATACCTCGTCGCCTTCTCCTGCAAGGGACGCTGGTTTTGTCCCTCCTGCCATCAACGCAAGGTTCTGCAAACCGCCGCCCATCTGGTGGACCACATCCTGCTTCCCGTCCCCCACCGACACGTCGTCCTCGCCTTGCCCAAGCTGCTGCGACCGCTCTTCCGCCGGGATCGCAACCTCCTCCGGCGCCTGTTCAACGACAATTATTCTTCCCCTCTGCCGACAATTAAAATTCCCCACTTGGGGTGA
- the istA gene encoding IS21 family transposase codes for MKLSALKAGVDRKTARKYLQTQASPEQLQKPHRWRTRADPLADVWPKASAMLAEAPELEAKALFDFLAAQPGSGLKPGHIRTFQRRVRQWRGTAGPEQEVMFGQSRVPGGLLQVDWTHPGQLQVTVQGQPLDHLLCHGVLAYSNWQWAVRCQSESFLSLVAAVQACLSRLGKAPQCLGTDNSSAATHEIDAGKRAYNPDYLDLCTHYDLSPVTIHVGCPHEQGDVESANRHLKRRLEQHLLLRGSRDFASVEAYDQFLASVLESANVGRQTRLVEELAVMRPLPPNRLAEYRELFVAVSSQSTIRVKNVSYSVPSRLIGQRVRVERYEAELKVFLGRELVLQLPRQRGDRGALIDFRHVVGPLLRKPGAFANYQHREQLYPAPGYRAAYDRLVADHGERPGVVEYLQVLRVAAEHGVEVVADRLTHWLGQNQKWTALMVARELSPTQGEWLKTPELVADLQSYDALLGSEVPHVS; via the coding sequence ATGAAACTGAGTGCCCTGAAGGCTGGGGTCGATCGCAAGACGGCCCGGAAGTATCTGCAAACCCAAGCGTCCCCGGAACAACTCCAAAAGCCCCATCGGTGGCGCACCCGGGCCGATCCATTGGCCGACGTGTGGCCCAAGGCCAGCGCCATGCTGGCCGAGGCTCCGGAGTTGGAGGCCAAGGCGTTGTTCGATTTCCTGGCCGCACAACCCGGGAGCGGACTGAAGCCCGGACACATCCGGACCTTTCAAAGAAGGGTGCGCCAATGGCGGGGAACCGCCGGTCCGGAACAGGAGGTGATGTTCGGTCAGTCGCGAGTGCCCGGTGGGCTGTTGCAGGTGGATTGGACGCATCCCGGCCAACTCCAGGTGACCGTGCAGGGCCAACCCTTGGACCATCTGCTCTGCCACGGAGTGTTGGCCTACTCCAACTGGCAATGGGCGGTGCGGTGCCAGTCGGAGTCGTTTCTGAGCTTGGTGGCCGCGGTCCAAGCCTGCCTGAGCCGCCTGGGAAAGGCTCCCCAGTGTCTGGGGACGGACAACAGCAGCGCGGCGACCCACGAGATTGACGCCGGCAAACGGGCCTACAACCCGGACTACCTGGATCTGTGCACCCACTACGATCTGAGCCCCGTGACGATCCACGTGGGCTGTCCCCACGAGCAGGGGGACGTGGAGTCGGCCAACCGACACCTGAAGCGTCGCCTGGAGCAGCATCTGCTGCTGCGGGGAAGTCGGGATTTCGCGTCGGTGGAGGCCTACGACCAGTTCCTGGCCTCGGTGTTGGAGTCAGCCAATGTCGGACGCCAAACCCGGCTGGTGGAGGAACTGGCGGTGATGCGGCCCCTGCCACCGAACCGGCTGGCGGAGTACCGCGAGTTGTTCGTTGCGGTCAGCTCGCAGAGCACGATTCGGGTCAAGAACGTCAGCTACTCGGTTCCATCCCGGCTCATTGGACAACGGGTGCGGGTCGAGCGCTACGAGGCGGAACTGAAGGTGTTTCTGGGCCGCGAACTGGTGCTTCAGCTACCCCGGCAGCGGGGCGACCGCGGAGCCTTGATCGATTTCCGCCATGTGGTGGGACCCCTGCTGCGAAAGCCCGGCGCCTTCGCCAATTACCAGCACCGGGAGCAGTTGTATCCGGCCCCTGGATATCGGGCGGCCTACGACCGACTGGTGGCCGACCACGGCGAACGCCCGGGAGTCGTCGAGTACCTGCAGGTGCTGCGGGTGGCTGCCGAGCACGGCGTGGAGGTTGTGGCGGATCGCTTGACCCATTGGCTGGGACAGAACCAGAAGTGGACGGCCCTGATGGTGGCCCGCGAGCTCTCCCCAACGCAGGGCGAGTGGCTCAAGACGCCGGAACTGGTGGCCGACCTCCAAAGCTATGACGCCCTGCTTGGATCGGAGGTGCCCCATGTCAGCTGA
- a CDS encoding amino acid ABC transporter permease, with translation MNYDWNFARILPYWQAFLSGTATTLVLTILVVICGTVLGVATGLVLRRRFARLTLYPLIDFVRALPPLVLILFMYYLLTKQVIGTTVQAFWVYVIAMALNLAAFTADVVRAAIDNVPTGAIDAGRALGMSHKQVTRHIVLPHVLRETIPAMTVLYIGMLKMSSLASVINVREVVYTAQTVIADIARSLEAWVVVAVVYVVLVIPSTYAARWIETWTRTGSIASKVI, from the coding sequence GTGAACTACGATTGGAACTTCGCAAGAATCCTGCCTTATTGGCAGGCGTTCCTTTCAGGAACGGCCACGACGTTAGTGTTAACCATCCTCGTCGTGATCTGCGGCACGGTCTTGGGCGTCGCAACGGGTCTTGTGCTTCGGCGACGCTTTGCACGGCTCACCCTTTACCCGCTCATTGACTTTGTTCGCGCTTTGCCTCCGCTGGTGCTGATTCTGTTCATGTATTACCTGCTCACCAAGCAGGTCATCGGGACCACTGTGCAGGCGTTTTGGGTTTATGTCATCGCGATGGCCCTGAACTTGGCGGCTTTCACGGCTGACGTTGTCCGGGCAGCGATTGACAACGTGCCCACCGGTGCCATTGATGCTGGCCGCGCGTTAGGAATGTCGCACAAGCAAGTCACACGGCACATTGTCTTACCTCACGTCCTGCGCGAGACGATTCCCGCGATGACGGTTCTCTACATCGGAATGCTCAAGATGAGTTCCCTCGCCTCAGTCATCAATGTTCGGGAAGTCGTTTACACCGCGCAGACGGTAATTGCCGACATCGCCCGCTCATTGGAGGCATGGGTTGTCGTTGCCGTTGTTTATGTAGTTCTGGTCATTCCCTCGACCTACGCCGCCCGGTGGATTGAGACTTGGACTCGAACAGGGAGCATCGCGAGCAAGGTGATATGA
- the istB gene encoding IS21-like element helper ATPase IstB, protein MSADPLGLLLRSFKLPTMAQRYPETLASAQAQGWDCRRFLLDLCEAEAADRKERRRERLLKESGLPTGKTLGTLDEEQLPAKIRRQWPTLLEGGFVERAENVLAFGLPGRGKTHFLAVLGRELILRHEYPVYFTPTFKLVQQLLAAKAALKLTSLLQRFDRYRVVILDDLGYVQQSREEMEVLFTFLAERYERRSVMISSNLVFSKWDQIFKDPLTTMAAVDRLVHHAHILEFDNPSIRATQAKKRAKD, encoded by the coding sequence ATGTCAGCTGATCCCCTGGGCCTGCTGCTGCGCTCCTTCAAACTGCCCACCATGGCCCAGCGCTATCCGGAGACCCTGGCGAGCGCCCAGGCCCAAGGGTGGGACTGCCGCCGCTTCCTCCTGGATCTGTGCGAGGCCGAGGCCGCGGATCGCAAGGAACGCCGCCGGGAACGCCTGCTCAAAGAGTCTGGACTGCCGACCGGAAAGACCCTGGGCACCCTCGACGAGGAGCAACTGCCGGCCAAAATCCGCCGACAGTGGCCCACCCTCCTGGAAGGCGGCTTCGTGGAGCGGGCCGAGAACGTGCTGGCCTTCGGCCTGCCCGGGCGCGGGAAAACCCACTTCCTGGCCGTTCTGGGCCGCGAGCTCATCCTGCGCCACGAATACCCCGTGTACTTCACCCCGACCTTCAAGCTGGTCCAGCAACTCCTGGCGGCCAAGGCGGCGCTCAAGCTCACAAGCCTGCTCCAGCGGTTCGACCGCTACCGGGTCGTCATCCTCGACGACCTCGGATACGTCCAGCAGAGCCGCGAGGAGATGGAAGTGCTCTTCACCTTCCTGGCCGAACGCTACGAGCGGCGCAGCGTCATGATCAGCAGCAATCTGGTCTTCTCCAAGTGGGACCAGATCTTCAAGGACCCACTGACCACCATGGCCGCTGTTGACCGCCTCGTGCATCACGCCCACATCCTGGAGTTCGACAACCCAAGCATCCGCGCCACCCAGGCCAAGAAGCGCGCCAAGGACTGA
- a CDS encoding class I SAM-dependent methyltransferase — protein MNQLAPDIQRHLTGLAKFPQARMPGPEVYEAEYDHWPWGKVLEEAVDWVEQHAPKSAFVVDYMCGTGFLLNQIVKRRRDIVAVGCDIYPPYVRYAEHKYAGVKFVENDALVYQPDCSPDLIICTAGIHHLERQDQARFIEKVSRELVQGGLLLVGEELISPFMCEEDRKRAVLEMFGALMAYIDKTAPPDDVVQAVADVMVNDWCERGEYKTSKAGFETLLAPHFDVLSARQIWPEQRMAFGDWLFVCSKRFSGEPCSDSRTTRL, from the coding sequence GTGAATCAACTTGCACCTGATATTCAGCGGCACCTCACGGGCCTAGCGAAGTTCCCGCAGGCTCGAATGCCAGGGCCCGAAGTTTACGAAGCCGAATACGATCATTGGCCTTGGGGCAAGGTCTTGGAGGAGGCGGTGGACTGGGTCGAGCAGCACGCGCCGAAGTCGGCATTTGTCGTGGACTACATGTGCGGAACGGGATTCCTCCTAAATCAAATCGTCAAGAGGCGGCGTGACATCGTTGCGGTCGGGTGCGACATCTACCCACCCTACGTGAGATACGCCGAACACAAGTATGCTGGCGTGAAATTCGTCGAGAACGACGCGCTCGTCTACCAACCCGATTGTTCACCTGATTTGATCATTTGCACCGCGGGCATCCACCATCTTGAGCGGCAGGACCAAGCGCGGTTCATCGAGAAGGTCAGCCGGGAGCTAGTTCAGGGCGGGTTGTTGCTGGTTGGCGAGGAATTGATTTCTCCCTTCATGTGCGAAGAAGATCGGAAACGAGCCGTCTTGGAAATGTTTGGCGCCCTCATGGCCTACATTGACAAAACCGCTCCGCCCGATGATGTCGTCCAAGCGGTAGCGGATGTGATGGTCAACGACTGGTGCGAGCGTGGTGAATACAAGACGAGCAAAGCGGGTTTCGAAACGCTGCTTGCTCCGCATTTTGATGTTCTGTCGGCCCGGCAGATTTGGCCCGAACAACGCATGGCGTTTGGGGATTGGCTGTTTGTGTGCAGCAAACGGTTTAGTGGCGAGCCATGCAGCGACAGCCGAACAACCAGGTTGTGA